From the genome of Syntrophorhabdaceae bacterium:
CGACCAATGAACCGAATCGTCTTGTTTCTGCAGCAATCGGCTTTGCATGGCCAAAAGACTACTCACAGTATGGTTATCTTTCCGAACACCATGCCTTCGGTGAAAAGGCCATTGTTTCCGGTGAATACGCAGAAGATCTCGCAGCCACGATGCTTGCAACGACACTCGACATTCCCTTTGACCCAAACCAGGCATGGGATGAGCGCAAGCAATTTTACAGGGCGAGTGGTCATATATTCAAAACAAAACATATGTGCCAGTCCGCAGAAGGAAATAAAGACGGCCTCTGGACCACGG
Proteins encoded in this window:
- a CDS encoding arginine decarboxylase, pyruvoyl-dependent, with protein sequence MTPKKIFFTKGVGVHKDKLSSFEVALRNAGIQKCNLVYVSSIFPPKCKIISKTAGLKLLEPGEITYCVMARNATNEPNRLVSAAIGFAWPKDYSQYGYLSEHHAFGEKAIVSGEYAEDLAATMLATTLDIPFDPNQAWDERKQFYRASGHIFKTKHMCQSAEGNKDGLWTTVLASAVFVMD